A genomic segment from Glycine max cultivar Williams 82 chromosome 1, Glycine_max_v4.0, whole genome shotgun sequence encodes:
- the LOC100795243 gene encoding uncharacterized protein: protein MWLEIIFGLVIYKLFRRFFYDDDVLDIEGSDSSALFFVADRLKKLYGANVYVGLRIPDADTASRQSIDMVLLTKQELWVISVKNFSGILTIGGDGSWVCEKPDKHKAERHPDPVEEARKQASIVESYLEQRGVALPEGYISCKVILPNPKLCTIPAGSFPSEVITHDQWMQLKPEPKRMLSSWVKSAFRSGKKDMQESVNQNLDFVLGSAPIWDRVELKGNKYVLGEFLEFKGKQEDVEALRPIRRSKVGRMIIQKTSMFGLAPSRLQVLYSLRDYRTEGASGPEWKEVTVRSSTEIAFQPENASKVRKFKLSSVSSMLLSA from the exons ATGTGGCTCGAGATTATCTTCGGTTTGGTCATTTACAAATTGTTCCGACGCTTCTTCTACGACGACGACGTTTTGGACATTGAAGGATCCGATTCTTCTGCTCTTTTCTTCGTCGCAGATag gCTTAAGAAACTCTACGGAGCAAATGTGTATGTGGGTCTTCGGATTCCCGATGCCGATACTGCTTCTCGACAGAGCATTGATATGGTTCTTCTCACCAAACA AGAGCTATGGGTGATATCTGTGAAAAACTTCTCTGGAATTTTGACAATTGGTGGCGATGGTAGTTGGGTCTGTGAAAAGCCAGACAAACATAAAGCAGAGCGTCACCCTGATCCT GTGGAAGAAGCAAGGAAGCAAGCTTCAATCGTTGAATCATATCTTGAACAGAGAGGGGTTGCTCTGCCTGAAGGATACATTTCTTGCAAAGTTATACTTCCAAATCCTAAATTATG TACCATTCCTGCTGGCAGTTTTCCATCTGAAGTTATTACCCATGATCAATGGATGCAACTGAAGCCAGAACCAAAGAGGATGCTGTCTAGTTGGGTGAAGAGTGCCTTTCGTAGTGGGAAGAAGGATATGCAAGAATCTGTTAATCAGAATCTTGATTTTGTCCTTGGCTCAGCTCCAATATGGGATAG GGTGGAGCTTAAAGGCAACAAGTATGTATTGGGGGAGTTCCTGGAATTTAAGGGCAAACAAGAAGATGTTGAGGCTTTAAGACCTATTAGAAGATCAAAAGTTGGTCGTATGATAATCCAAAAGACAAGCATGTTTGGACTAG CTCCTTCTAGGCTTCAAGTTCTATACAGCTTGCGTGACTATAGAACTGAAGGGGCATCAGGACCAGAGTGGAAAGAAGTAACTGTCAGATCAAGTACTGAGATAGCCTTTCAGCCTGAAAATGCTTCAAAAGTTCGAAAGTTTAAGCTCTCTTCAGTGAGC
- the LOC100795783 gene encoding WEB family protein At3g02930, chloroplastic — protein MASKSRSSLSETPNKATPATPNKTRPSTPNKTSPATPRVSRLSKGVSKPESESPSPLQNLRLSAEKSSPRALNSKPATERKSPRPTSTAADKQLPRVAKGSELQAQLNLAQEDLKKAKEQLIQAEKEKEKAIDELKEAQRVAEEANEKLREAMVAQKRAEESSEIEKFRAVELEQAGIEAVHKKEEEWQKELESVRNQHALDVSALLSTTQELQQIKQELAMTCDAKNQALSHADDATKIAELHVEKAEILSAELIRLKAVLDSKLETEANENKVVLELQAEIEALKEELEKAQCYDAKLAEKENYIEQLNVELEAARMAESYAHSLLEEWTKKVEELEVRVEEANKLERSASMSLESLMKQLEGNKDLLHEAESEISSLKEKVGLLEMTIGRQRGDLEDSERCLDVAKEESLELSKKVESLESELETVKEEKAQALNNEKLSASSVQTLLEEKDKLINELEISKDEEEKTKKAMESLASALHEVSAEARDAKEKLLANHVERENYETQIEDLKLVLKASNEKCESMLNDARHEIDVLTCSVENSNSNIENYKAEWEQREHHLVNCLKLTEEENSSLGNEINRLIRLLKETEEEANAKREEEGQLKENLKEVEAEVIHLQEELKEAKAESMKLKESLLDKENEFQNIFEENEELRLRESTSIKKVEELSKMLDEVTSRNQTEENGDLTDSEKDYDMLPKVVEFSEENGHGGEDLSKKVELSANEEGLKQSLQEESIPLDDKYEKTESPKPENVNGKVNEEVSKEKDDSVEAEFKMWESCKIEKKEFLPEREPEPESFEEEVDSKIEGAEGFDQVNGTSIKEKVDDSGNSPSKQQVKKKKKALLGKFGSLLKKKGGSNHK, from the exons ATGGCTTCAAAGTCCAG ATCCAGTTTATCTGAAACTCCCAACAAAGCAACCCCGGCTACTCCCAACAAGACACGGCCATCAACTCCCAACAAAACATCACCTGCAACTCCAAGAGTTAGTAGACTCAGCAAAGGAGTGTCTAAGCCGGAATCAGAATCACCATCACCTCTGCAAAATTTGCGCCTGTCTGCAGAAAAATCGTCACCACGAGCTTTGAATTCAAAGCCTGCCACTGAGCGGAAATCACCAAGACCCACTTCCACCGCAGCTGAT AAACAACTTCCAAGAGTTGCAAAGGGTTCAGAATTGCAGGCCCAGTTGAATCTTGCTCAAGAAGATCTAAAGAAAGCAAAGGAACAGCTGATTCAGgctgagaaagagaaagagaaagcaaTTGATGAGCTGAAAGAAGCACAGAGAGTTGCTGAGGAAGCAAATGAGAAACTCAGGGAGGCAATGGTGGCTCAAAAGCGGGCTGAGGAGAGTTCTGAGATTGAGAAGTTCCGAGCCGTTGAGTTGGAACAGGCTGGAATTGAGGCTGTacataagaaggaagaagaatggCAGAAAGAGCTTGAAAGTGTGAGAAACCAACATGCTTTGGATGTGTCTGCTCTTCTCTCCACTACTCAGGAGCTTCAGCAGATTAAGCAAGAACTTGCCATGACTTGTGATGCAAAAAACCAGGCACTGAGTCATGCTGATGACGCAACTAAAATTGCCGAGCTTCATGTGGAGAAAGCAGAGATTCTCTCAGCTGAACTGATACGTTTGAAGGCTGTACTGGATTCAAAGCTGGAAACTGAGGCTAATGAAAACAAGGTTGTACTGGAGCTGCAAGCAGAGATAGAAGCTCTTAAGGAAGAACTTGAAAAGGCACAGTGTTATGATGCAAAGTTGGCAGAGAAAGAGAATTATATTGAACAGCTTAATGTGGAGCTTGAAGCTGCTAGGATGGCTGAATCTTATGCACACAGTCTGCTAGAGGAGTGGACGAAAAAGGTTGAGGAACTAGAAGTGAGGGTTGAAGAAGCAAATAAGTTGGAGAGATCTGCATCAATGTCGTTGGAATCCCTAATGAAACAGTTAGAAGGAAACAAGGATTTGTTGCATGAAGCAGAATCTGAAATTTCTAGTCTTAAAGAGAAGGTGGGATTATTGGAAATGACAATTGGGAGACAGAGAGGAGATCTTGAGGATTCAGAGCGTTGTCTTGATGTGGCTAAGGAAGAGAGTCTTGAATTGTCAAAGAAGGTTGAATCTCTTGAATCTGAACTTGAGACAGTCAAGGAAGAGAAGGCTCAGGCTTTGAACAACGAAAAACTTTCAGCTTCAAGTGTGCAGACCCTACTAGAAGAGAAAGACAAACTTATTAATGAATTGGAGATCtcgaaagatgaagaagaaaagactAAAAAGGCAATGGAAAGCTTAGCTTCTGCTTTACATGAAGTATCTGCAGAAGCTAGAGATGCCAAAGAAAAGCTATTAGCCAACCATGTTGAACGTGAAAACTATGAGACCCAGATTGAAGATTTAAAGTTGGTCTTAAAGGCCTCTAATGAAAAATGCGAGTCCATGCTTAATGATGCACGGCATGAGATTGACGTTCTTACATGTAGTGTTGAAAATTCTAATAGCAACATCGAAAACTACAAGGCAGAATGGGAGCAGAGAGAACATCATCTTGTCAACTGCTTAAAGCTAACTGAAGAAGAGAACTCGTCCCTGGGAAATGAAATAAATAGGCTGATTCGTTTACTCAAGGAAACCGAGGAAGAAGCTAATGCCAAGAGGGAGGAAGAAGGCCAACTGAAGGAAAATCTGAAGGAAGTTGAGGCTGAGGTGATCCACCTGCAGGAAGAACTTAAAGAAGCAAAGGCTGAGAGCATGAAGTTGAAGGAGAGTCTATTGGATAAAGAAAATGAGTTTCAGAACATTTTTGAAGAAAACGAGGAACTCCGATTGAGGGAATCCACATCTATTAAGAAGGTGGAGGAGTTATCTAAGATGCTTGATGAAGTTACAAGCAGAAACCAGACTGAGGAAAATGGGGATCTTACTGACAGTGAAAAAGACTACGACATGCTTCCTAAAGTAGTTGAGTTCTCTGAAGAGAATGGACATGGAGGAGAAGACTTATCCAAGAAGGTAGAGCTTTCAGCCAATGAAGAGGGACTCAAACAAAGCTTACAGGAAGAAAGTATTCCCTTGGATGACAAGTATGAAAAAACTGAATCTCCCAAACCTGAGAATGTGAATGGAAAAGTGAATGAAGAAGTGAGCAAAGAAAAAGATGACTCAGTAGAAGCCGAATTTAAAATGTGGGAGAGCTGCAAGATAGAGAAAAAGGAGTTCTTACCAGAGAGAGAACCAGAGCCTGAATCCTTTGAAGAGGAAGTTGACTCAAAAATAGAGGGTGCTGAGGGCTTTGATCAGGTAAATGGAACCTCTATAAAAGAGAAAGTTGATGATAGTGGGAACTCACCATCAAAGCAacaagtgaagaagaagaagaaggctttGCTTGGCAAGTTCGGAAGCCTGCTTAAGAAAAAGGGTGGTAGCAACCACAAATAG